The stretch of DNA TATTATATCAAAAAAAAACATATATTATAAATAATAAAAAATACAATTTGAAAGATTGTTTCATATTTCAACAAAATAGATAAAATTTTCCTATAAAGAAAAGTTTTCAGAAAAAATATGTATTTACAATGAAATATTTATCTGCGTACAGATAACAAAGTTGAATATTTATGAAGAGCTATTTTAAAATAAATTACATTGAATCTATCCTAATAATAATAGGATTTGTTGCTTTAAATTTTTTCAATGTAGTTTTAAAAAAACTATTGACATTTATCAATTTACCAGATAGTATGATTTTTTCAATATCATATGTTATCCCTTTTATTTTATTATTTTCATTTATTTCCTATCAATTTCAAAAGAAAAATATTATCATAGATATTTCTATGAAACTTTCTCCATGGTATATATATATTATAATATTTTTTATGATGTTATGTATAATGACTATCAATGAATCTATTTCTTCTTTAGTTCCAAAAAAAGGACCTCTTTTAGGAAGAATGTATAAAGAAATTGATAATTTTTTGAGAGAAGAAATTAAAAATCCAATTCCATTTTTTTCAACAACAGTATTACTAGCTCCTATATGTGAAGAATTTCTATTTAGAGGGATAATTTTAAATGGAATGTTAAAAAATAAAATACATCCAATAAAAGCTATTTTATTTTCTTCTTTTTTATTTGGATTAACTCATATGAATCCATGGCAATTTGTTGGAGGTATTTTTGTTGGAAGCTTTATAGGATTTGTTTATTTTATAACATCATCTATTATAGATTGTATTTTATTGCACATGTTCAACAATGCTATTGCTCTATTTACAATGTTCTTTCTCATGAAAGAAGAACAAATTTTTTCTCAAAAAAGAGAGGTTAATTCATGGAAAACTTTAATTATATCTTTTTTTATCGTAACCATTGGTTTTATTTTTCTTTTAAAAAAAAAAAATCAAAATAATCATTAGAAATAATGAAAAAATCTTCATTGACTATTTTAGGTTGTCATTCTTCAATTCCTACAAAAAAATTTAATCCGACATCTCAAATACTAGAAATGAAAGGTAATTATTTTCTTATCGATTGTGGAGAAGGAACACAAGTTCAATTAAGAAAAGCAAAAATAAAATTGAATAAAATTACAGATATATTTATATCTCATTTACATGGTGATCATTATTTTGGATTAATAGGATTATTATCAACATTTCATTTATTAGGAAGAGAAAAATCTATAAATATTTATGCACCCAGAGGGTTAAAAGAAATCATTAACATTCATTTTAAATGGTCCTACACAAGACTTAAATATTCTATAAAATATGTAGAATTAATATCAAATAAATTAGAAAAAATAATGGAAAATAAAAATTTACAGGTTTTTTCAATTCCTCTAAAACATAGAATATATACTAATGGATTTCTTTTTAAAGAAAAACTTAGCAAGAGGAAATTAAATATAGAAGAAATTAAAAAGATACCTGATATACAAATTTTTAATTATAAAGATTTAAAATTAGGCCAGGATTTTAAAACTAATGATGGAAAGATTATTCCCAATAATCAATTAACATTTGATCCTCCTAAAATATTATCGTATGCTTATTGTTCAGATACTTCATTTCATTTACCTATAGTAGAACAGATAAAATCTGTAGATTTATTATATCATGAATCTACTTTTTTAAAAATAGAAGAAAATAGAGCTATTCATACTGGTCATTCTACAGCAGACCAAGCTGCTTATATAGCTAAAAAAGCTAAAGTAAAAAAATTATTATTAGGACATTATTCTAATAGATTTCCTAATATAAAATCCTTTGAGGAAGAAGCAAAAAAAGTATTTTTTAATGTAGAAGCTTCTGAAGCTTTAAAAACATATTATTTATAACAAAAATCAATTTCGTAAAATATAGGTCGTCCTTTCTGAAGAAAGGAAAGATATAATGATTCCTATTGTTAAAATAGTAGACGTAACTAAAAATAAATTTCCAGATGTTAATTTTATCGGAAAAATAATATTTTCTGATATTTTAAATATTTTATATGTATTCTGTAAGATAGATACAAATAAGGATAATAATATTCCAATAAACCA from Blattabacterium cuenoti encodes:
- a CDS encoding CPBP family intramembrane glutamic endopeptidase, whose translation is MKSYFKINYIESILIIIGFVALNFFNVVLKKLLTFINLPDSMIFSISYVIPFILLFSFISYQFQKKNIIIDISMKLSPWYIYIIIFFMMLCIMTINESISSLVPKKGPLLGRMYKEIDNFLREEIKNPIPFFSTTVLLAPICEEFLFRGIILNGMLKNKIHPIKAILFSSFLFGLTHMNPWQFVGGIFVGSFIGFVYFITSSIIDCILLHMFNNAIALFTMFFLMKEEQIFSQKREVNSWKTLIISFFIVTIGFIFLLKKKNQNNH
- a CDS encoding ribonuclease Z; translated protein: MKKSSLTILGCHSSIPTKKFNPTSQILEMKGNYFLIDCGEGTQVQLRKAKIKLNKITDIFISHLHGDHYFGLIGLLSTFHLLGREKSINIYAPRGLKEIINIHFKWSYTRLKYSIKYVELISNKLEKIMENKNLQVFSIPLKHRIYTNGFLFKEKLSKRKLNIEEIKKIPDIQIFNYKDLKLGQDFKTNDGKIIPNNQLTFDPPKILSYAYCSDTSFHLPIVEQIKSVDLLYHESTFLKIEENRAIHTGHSTADQAAYIAKKAKVKKLLLGHYSNRFPNIKSFEEEAKKVFFNVEASEALKTYYL